In Polyodon spathula isolate WHYD16114869_AA chromosome 47, ASM1765450v1, whole genome shotgun sequence, a single window of DNA contains:
- the LOC121306368 gene encoding ubiquinol-cytochrome-c reductase complex assembly factor 3 codes for MSIPQSPLIVTLRAQSVLRVLLPPPPLCFQSSPCFSFRVFGAVRSGPVRECSVNMSSIKWITNAGLVFGAAGTACGFWMITSPGEQRKKNILKTLPEANPLRMEETRLLTALQLRVLKEAAETDENITRRYSK; via the exons ATGTCTATCCCACAATCCCCTCTGATTGTAACATTGAGAGCACAGAGTGTTTTGCGGGTTTTgctcccccccccgcccctctGTTTCCAGTCCAGCCCGTGTTTTAGTTTCAGGGTTTTTGGAGCGGTCCGGTCCGGTCCGGTCCGGGAGTGTTCTGTCAACATGAGCAGCATCAAGTGGATCACGAATGCGGGTCTTGTGTTCGGGGCGGCCGGGACGGCGTGCGGGTTTTGGATGATAACGTCACCGGGCGAGCAACGGAAAAAGAACATTTTGAAG ACTCTCCCAGAAGCGAACCCGCTACGGATGGAAGAGACGCGGCTCCTGACCGCTTTGCAGCTGCGAGTCCTCAAAGAAGCGGCGGAGACGGACGAGAATATCACCCGGAgatacagcaaataa